A genomic region of Denticeps clupeoides chromosome 9, fDenClu1.1, whole genome shotgun sequence contains the following coding sequences:
- the LOC114796888 gene encoding rac GTPase-activating protein 1 isoform X1 yields MAEQYVKELLALCLQMVSTEGVTNNDLEFLQVVRNFEATRTKWLQAELELKKCKELLLKSDVARASLEVKLKHARNQVDVEIKKRYKAEADYQYLERQMQLMCDILVHDNKSNACLNDEQRSMLANFNPKGANVTQYKTRRLSVIDESSFLSHSDISYDRTDDDLDLDNVAIKPLKSRAREKRRSSMGPSVGPPVQKRGRGRSGDLLGGRGVEKEVEATVVKASVTAPDNVGQFHMVIDITQESSEKPPRNPRLQQAPALIDQTSVWVAQNETNMEIETITEMEVTTTEARLHQAITPSEDRTLQHVFLNKTVIRPETCVPCGKRIRFGKMALKCRDCRVVAHPECKRMCTEQCCPIAHGNPPATEDTLESFAPFTRPRVPLLIVQCVSEIEKRGLEEKGVYRVPGGERMVKELRERYISRKGSLMLNKVDDIHVVCGLLKDFFRKLKEPLVTFRLHKTFMEAGEILDDDNSAALMFQAIGELPPPNRDTLAFLMLHLQRVMQSPPCQMDKNNLSRVFGPTIVGHGMAEPCPMTIMKDTNIQPKVMARLLSFSAEYWKGILGTEGDQVISSATEVNTNEQTPAKDCMFTPLTSPELSKYSKVPSTGSLKGKIKTFGNAFNNPSKSKVEPRKNRFFTSPK; encoded by the exons ATGGCGGAGCAGTACGTGAAGGAACTTCTGGCCTTGTGCCTCCAGATGGTGTCAACTGAGGGAGTTACTAACAACGACTTGG AGTTTCTTCAGGTGGTGAGGAACTTTGAGGCGACGAGGACTAAATGGCTTCAGGCGGAGCTGGAGCTCAAGAAGTGCAAGGAGCTTCTGCTGAAGTCGGACGTGGCCCGGGCCTCTCTGGAGGTCAAGCTGAAACACGCCCGCAACCAGGTGGATGTGGAGATCAAGAAGCGCTACAAGGCCGAGGCCGACTATCAGTACCTG GAGCGGCAGATGCAGCTGATGTGTGATATTCTCGTCCATGACAACAAGTCCAACGCCTGCCTCAATGATGAACAGAGGTCCATGCTGGCCAACTTCAATCCCAAAGGAGCCAACGTCACGCAGTATAAAACCCGAAG GTTGTCTGTCATAGATGAGTCTTCGTTCTTGTCACACTCTGATATTAGTTATGACAGAACTGATGATGATCTG GACCTGGACAACGTAGCAATTAAACCTCTGAAGTCCAGGGCGCGAGAGAAAAGG CGTTCCTCAATGGGTCCCAGTGTTGGTCCACCAGTGCAGAAGAGAGGCAGAGGACGCTCAGGTGATCTCTTGGGAGGAAGAGGCGTAGAAAAG GAGGTGGAGGCAACTGTTGTAAAAGCGTCGGTCACCGCCCCAGACAACGTCGGGCAGTTTCACATGGTCATAGACATTACTCAAGAGTCATCGGAGAAGCCTCCCCGGAACCCCAGGCTTCAGCAGGCTCCGGCTCTTATCG ACCAGACCTCTGTCTGGGTTGCGCAAAATGAGACCAACATGGAGATTGAAACCATAACTGAGATGGAGGTCACCACCACGGAAGCCAGACTTCATCAGGCCATAACCCCTTCTGAGGACAGAACGTTGCAGCACGTTTTCCTCAACAAAACC GTCATTCGACCAGAGACGTGCGTGCCCTGTGGGAAGCGGATTCGCTTCGGCAAGATGGCCTTGAAGTGCCGTGACTGTCGAGTGGTCGCCCACCCCGAGTGCAAGCGCATGTGCACCGAGCAATGTTGTCCCATCGCCCACGGCAACCCCCCAGCCACCGAG GACACTTTAGAGAGCTTCGCTCCCTTCACTCGGCCGAGGGTCCCTCTGCtcattgtgcagtgtgtgagtgaaattGAAAAGAGGGGACTTGAGGAG AAGGGAGTATATCGTGTTCCAGGCGGGGAACGAATGGTGAAGGAACTACGCGAGCGGTACATAAGCAGAAAAGGGTCACTCATGCTAAATAAAGTGGATGACATCCATGTTGTTTGCGGGCTCCTCAAGGACTTTTTCAGAAAACTTAAGGAGCCTCTGGTAACGTTCCGCCTCCACAAAACATTCATGGAAGCTGGGG AGATCcttgatgatgacaacagtgcTGCACTGATGTTTCAGGCCATTGGAGAGCTGCCTCCGCCCAACAGAGACACCTTGGCCTTTCTCATGCTCCATCTGCAGCG GGTCATGCAGAGCCCACCTTGCCAAATGGATAAAAATAACCTGTCTCGAGTGTTTGGACCCACCATCGTTGGACATGGCATGGCAGAACCCTGCCCTATGACCATCATGAAGGACACGAACATCCAGCCCAAA GTCATGGCTCGTCTGCTGTCCTTCTCTGCGGAATATTGGAAAGGCATACTAGGCACAGAGGGGGATCAGGTCATCTCCTCTGCTACTGAGGTCAATACAAATGAGCAGACCCCAGCTAAAG attgcATGTTCACACCTTTGACCTCTCCAGAGCTGAGTAAATACTCCAAGGTGCCTAGCACTGGATCACTAAAGGGAAAAATCAAAACTTTCGGCAATGCATTCAACAACCC AAGCAAGTCAAAAGTGGAGCCAAGGAAGAACAGGTTCTTCACATCACCAAAGTAA
- the LOC114796888 gene encoding rac GTPase-activating protein 1 isoform X2, with protein sequence MQLMCDILVHDNKSNACLNDEQRSMLANFNPKGANVTQYKTRRLSVIDESSFLSHSDISYDRTDDDLDLDNVAIKPLKSRAREKRRSSMGPSVGPPVQKRGRGRSGDLLGGRGVEKEVEATVVKASVTAPDNVGQFHMVIDITQESSEKPPRNPRLQQAPALIDQTSVWVAQNETNMEIETITEMEVTTTEARLHQAITPSEDRTLQHVFLNKTVIRPETCVPCGKRIRFGKMALKCRDCRVVAHPECKRMCTEQCCPIAHGNPPATEDTLESFAPFTRPRVPLLIVQCVSEIEKRGLEEKGVYRVPGGERMVKELRERYISRKGSLMLNKVDDIHVVCGLLKDFFRKLKEPLVTFRLHKTFMEAGEILDDDNSAALMFQAIGELPPPNRDTLAFLMLHLQRVMQSPPCQMDKNNLSRVFGPTIVGHGMAEPCPMTIMKDTNIQPKVMARLLSFSAEYWKGILGTEGDQVISSATEVNTNEQTPAKDCMFTPLTSPELSKYSKVPSTGSLKGKIKTFGNAFNNPSKSKVEPRKNRFFTSPK encoded by the exons ATGCAGCTGATGTGTGATATTCTCGTCCATGACAACAAGTCCAACGCCTGCCTCAATGATGAACAGAGGTCCATGCTGGCCAACTTCAATCCCAAAGGAGCCAACGTCACGCAGTATAAAACCCGAAG GTTGTCTGTCATAGATGAGTCTTCGTTCTTGTCACACTCTGATATTAGTTATGACAGAACTGATGATGATCTG GACCTGGACAACGTAGCAATTAAACCTCTGAAGTCCAGGGCGCGAGAGAAAAGG CGTTCCTCAATGGGTCCCAGTGTTGGTCCACCAGTGCAGAAGAGAGGCAGAGGACGCTCAGGTGATCTCTTGGGAGGAAGAGGCGTAGAAAAG GAGGTGGAGGCAACTGTTGTAAAAGCGTCGGTCACCGCCCCAGACAACGTCGGGCAGTTTCACATGGTCATAGACATTACTCAAGAGTCATCGGAGAAGCCTCCCCGGAACCCCAGGCTTCAGCAGGCTCCGGCTCTTATCG ACCAGACCTCTGTCTGGGTTGCGCAAAATGAGACCAACATGGAGATTGAAACCATAACTGAGATGGAGGTCACCACCACGGAAGCCAGACTTCATCAGGCCATAACCCCTTCTGAGGACAGAACGTTGCAGCACGTTTTCCTCAACAAAACC GTCATTCGACCAGAGACGTGCGTGCCCTGTGGGAAGCGGATTCGCTTCGGCAAGATGGCCTTGAAGTGCCGTGACTGTCGAGTGGTCGCCCACCCCGAGTGCAAGCGCATGTGCACCGAGCAATGTTGTCCCATCGCCCACGGCAACCCCCCAGCCACCGAG GACACTTTAGAGAGCTTCGCTCCCTTCACTCGGCCGAGGGTCCCTCTGCtcattgtgcagtgtgtgagtgaaattGAAAAGAGGGGACTTGAGGAG AAGGGAGTATATCGTGTTCCAGGCGGGGAACGAATGGTGAAGGAACTACGCGAGCGGTACATAAGCAGAAAAGGGTCACTCATGCTAAATAAAGTGGATGACATCCATGTTGTTTGCGGGCTCCTCAAGGACTTTTTCAGAAAACTTAAGGAGCCTCTGGTAACGTTCCGCCTCCACAAAACATTCATGGAAGCTGGGG AGATCcttgatgatgacaacagtgcTGCACTGATGTTTCAGGCCATTGGAGAGCTGCCTCCGCCCAACAGAGACACCTTGGCCTTTCTCATGCTCCATCTGCAGCG GGTCATGCAGAGCCCACCTTGCCAAATGGATAAAAATAACCTGTCTCGAGTGTTTGGACCCACCATCGTTGGACATGGCATGGCAGAACCCTGCCCTATGACCATCATGAAGGACACGAACATCCAGCCCAAA GTCATGGCTCGTCTGCTGTCCTTCTCTGCGGAATATTGGAAAGGCATACTAGGCACAGAGGGGGATCAGGTCATCTCCTCTGCTACTGAGGTCAATACAAATGAGCAGACCCCAGCTAAAG attgcATGTTCACACCTTTGACCTCTCCAGAGCTGAGTAAATACTCCAAGGTGCCTAGCACTGGATCACTAAAGGGAAAAATCAAAACTTTCGGCAATGCATTCAACAACCC AAGCAAGTCAAAAGTGGAGCCAAGGAAGAACAGGTTCTTCACATCACCAAAGTAA
- the gmppaa gene encoding mannose-1-phosphate guanylyltransferase regulatory subunit alpha-A isoform X2: MLKAVILIGGPQKGTRFRPLSFEVPKPLFPVAGVPMLQHHIEACAKVPNMKEVLLVGFYQPNEELNRFLSCAQQEFKISIRYLQEYAALGTGGGIYHFRDQILSGGPEAFFIMNADVCSEFPLPGMLEFQKEHGDTHCFVILGTTANRKQSLNYGCIVENQQTSEVLHYVEKPSTFVSDIINCGIYLFTPDIFQHIGAVFQKNQQEMLLEEQSNGWHRAEVIRLEQDIFTALAGQGKLFVYKTDRFWSQIKSAGSAIYASRLYLNQYHKTHPERLATNSEGKPTISGNVYIHPTANIDPTAVLGPNVSIGTGVTIGAGVRVRESIILHGATLQDHSCVLNSIVGWDSTIGKWARVEGTPSDPNPNDPYAKIDSETLFRDGKLTPSITILGCNVNIPSEVIILNSIVLPHKDLNRSFKNQIIL, encoded by the exons ATGTTAAAAGCGGTGATTCTAATTGGAGGACCACAGAAAG GGACACGGTTTCGGCCACTGTCCTTCGAGGTCCCCAAACCCTTGTTTCCGGTGGCCGGAGTGCCCATGCTGCAGCATCACATCGAAGCCTGTGCTAAG GTCCCAAATATGAAGGAAGTCTTACTTGTTGGGTTTTACCAGCCAAACGAAGAGCTTAACAGATTTTTATCATGTGCGCAGCAAGAGTTCAAAATTTCCATCAG ATACCTGCAGGAATACGCCGCTCTTGGCACAGGGGGAGGCATCTATCACTTTCGAGATCAGATCCTGTCTGGCGGCCCGGAGGCGTTCTTCATCATGAATGCTGACGTGTGCTCGGAGTTCCCTTTACCCGGCATGCTGGAGTTTCAGAAGGAGCACGGGGACACGCACTGCTTTGTCATCCTGGGAACGACG gCCAACAGGAAACAGTCCCTAAACTATGGCTGTATCGTTGAAAACCAGCAGACCAGTGAG GTGCTGCATTACGTGGAGAAGCCCAGCACCTTTGTGAGCGATATAATAAACTGCGGCATATACCTGTTCACCCCAGACATATTCCAGCACATCGGCGCTGTCTTCCAGAAGAACCAGCAGGAGATGCTGCT GGAGGAGCAGTCCAACGGCTGGCACCGGGCCGAGGTGATCCGCCTGGAACAGGACATATTCACCGCTTTGGCTGGCCAGGGCAAGTTGTTTGTCTACAAAACTGATCGCTTCTGGAGTCAGATCAAATCTGCTGG GTCAGCGATATATGCCAGCCGCTTATATCTGAACCAGTATCACAAAACTCACCCTGAGAGGCTCGCCACAAACAGCGAGGGAAAACCAACAATCAGTG GGAATGTTTACATCCATCCAACGGCCAATATTGACCCTACTGCTGTG cttgGGCCCAATGTTTCCATTGGGACGGGCGTGACCATCGGTGCAGGAGTCCGAGTGAGGGAATCCATTATCCTTCATGGTGCTACTTTACAG GATCACAGTTGTGTACTGAATAGTATAGTAGGGTGGGACAGTACGATAGGAAAGTGGGCAAGAGTGGAGGGGACCCCAAGCGACCCAAACCCAAATGACCCGTATGCCAAAATTGACAGTGAAACGCTCTTCAGGGATGGAAAACTAACACCTTCAATCACTATTCTTG GCTGCAATGTGAACATCCCATCTGAAGTAATCATACTCAACTCCATCGTTCTCCCTCACAAAGACCTCAACAGAAGCtttaaaaatcaaataattCTATAG
- the gmppaa gene encoding mannose-1-phosphate guanylyltransferase regulatory subunit alpha-A isoform X1, whose amino-acid sequence MLKAVILIGGPQKGTRFRPLSFEVPKPLFPVAGVPMLQHHIEACAKVPNMKEVLLVGFYQPNEELNRFLSCAQQEFKISIRYLQEYAALGTGGGIYHFRDQILSGGPEAFFIMNADVCSEFPLPGMLEFQKEHGDTHCFVILGTTANRKQSLNYGCIVENQQTSEVLHYVEKPSTFVSDIINCGIYLFTPDIFQHIGAVFQKNQQEMLLYPDEGEEQSNGWHRAEVIRLEQDIFTALAGQGKLFVYKTDRFWSQIKSAGSAIYASRLYLNQYHKTHPERLATNSEGKPTISGNVYIHPTANIDPTAVLGPNVSIGTGVTIGAGVRVRESIILHGATLQDHSCVLNSIVGWDSTIGKWARVEGTPSDPNPNDPYAKIDSETLFRDGKLTPSITILGCNVNIPSEVIILNSIVLPHKDLNRSFKNQIIL is encoded by the exons ATGTTAAAAGCGGTGATTCTAATTGGAGGACCACAGAAAG GGACACGGTTTCGGCCACTGTCCTTCGAGGTCCCCAAACCCTTGTTTCCGGTGGCCGGAGTGCCCATGCTGCAGCATCACATCGAAGCCTGTGCTAAG GTCCCAAATATGAAGGAAGTCTTACTTGTTGGGTTTTACCAGCCAAACGAAGAGCTTAACAGATTTTTATCATGTGCGCAGCAAGAGTTCAAAATTTCCATCAG ATACCTGCAGGAATACGCCGCTCTTGGCACAGGGGGAGGCATCTATCACTTTCGAGATCAGATCCTGTCTGGCGGCCCGGAGGCGTTCTTCATCATGAATGCTGACGTGTGCTCGGAGTTCCCTTTACCCGGCATGCTGGAGTTTCAGAAGGAGCACGGGGACACGCACTGCTTTGTCATCCTGGGAACGACG gCCAACAGGAAACAGTCCCTAAACTATGGCTGTATCGTTGAAAACCAGCAGACCAGTGAG GTGCTGCATTACGTGGAGAAGCCCAGCACCTTTGTGAGCGATATAATAAACTGCGGCATATACCTGTTCACCCCAGACATATTCCAGCACATCGGCGCTGTCTTCCAGAAGAACCAGCAGGAGATGCTGCT ATATCCCGATGAGGG GGAGGAGCAGTCCAACGGCTGGCACCGGGCCGAGGTGATCCGCCTGGAACAGGACATATTCACCGCTTTGGCTGGCCAGGGCAAGTTGTTTGTCTACAAAACTGATCGCTTCTGGAGTCAGATCAAATCTGCTGG GTCAGCGATATATGCCAGCCGCTTATATCTGAACCAGTATCACAAAACTCACCCTGAGAGGCTCGCCACAAACAGCGAGGGAAAACCAACAATCAGTG GGAATGTTTACATCCATCCAACGGCCAATATTGACCCTACTGCTGTG cttgGGCCCAATGTTTCCATTGGGACGGGCGTGACCATCGGTGCAGGAGTCCGAGTGAGGGAATCCATTATCCTTCATGGTGCTACTTTACAG GATCACAGTTGTGTACTGAATAGTATAGTAGGGTGGGACAGTACGATAGGAAAGTGGGCAAGAGTGGAGGGGACCCCAAGCGACCCAAACCCAAATGACCCGTATGCCAAAATTGACAGTGAAACGCTCTTCAGGGATGGAAAACTAACACCTTCAATCACTATTCTTG GCTGCAATGTGAACATCCCATCTGAAGTAATCATACTCAACTCCATCGTTCTCCCTCACAAAGACCTCAACAGAAGCtttaaaaatcaaataattCTATAG